A window of Bos taurus isolate L1 Dominette 01449 registration number 42190680 breed Hereford chromosome 8, ARS-UCD2.0, whole genome shotgun sequence contains these coding sequences:
- the OR13J1 gene encoding olfactory receptor family 13 subfamily J member 1 yields the protein MEPVNSTEVSEFFLKGFSGYPALEHLLFPLCSAMYLVTLLGNTGIVAVSVLDAHLHTPMYFFLGNLSILDICYTSTFVPLMLVHLLSAQKTISFLGCALQMCLGLSTGSTECLLLTIMAYDRYLAICWPLRYPVLMSHRLCWLLAGAAWVLGLCKSVTETVIAMRLPFCGHRVVSHFACEILAVLKLACGDTSISEVFLLVGAILLLPVPLAFICLSYTLILATTLRVPSAAGRLKAFSTCSAHLAVVMLFYGTVIFMYMKPKSKEAHISDEVFTVLYAVVTPMLNPVIYSLRNKEVKEAARKVWGRIQTSR from the coding sequence ATGGAGCCAGTCAACAGCACAGAGGTGTCTGAGTTCTTCCTGAAAGGATTTTCAGGTTACCCTGCCCTGGAGCACCTGCTCTTCCCTCTGTGCTCAGCCATGTACCTGGTGACCCTGCTGGGGAACACAGGCATCGTGGCGGTCAGCGTGCTGGATGCCCACCtgcacacacccatgtacttcttcctgggCAATCTCTCCATCCTGGACATCTGCTACACGTCCACTTTTGTGCCCCTGATGCTTGTCCACCTCCTGTCAGCCCAGAAGACCATCTCCTTTCTTGGCTGTGCACTCCAGATGTGTCTGGGTCTGTCTACAGGCTCCACAGAGTGTCTGCTGCTCACCATCATGGCCTATGATCGCTACCTGGCCATCTGCTGGCCACTTAGGTACCCCGTGCTGATGAGCCACCGGCTCTGCTGGTTGCTGGCGGGAGCCGCCTGGGTCCTTGGTCTCTGCAAGTCAGTGACTGAGACAGTCATCGCCATGAGGCTGCCCTTCTGCGGCCACCGTGTGGTCAGTCACTTCGCCTGCGAGATCCTGGCAGTCCTGAAGCTGGCCTGTGGTGACACGTCCATCAGTGAGGTCTTCCTGCTGGTGGGTGCCATCTTGCTGCTGCCCGTGCCCCTGGCCTTCATCTGCCTGTCCTACACGCTTATCCTGGCCACCACCCTGAGGGTACCCTCAGCCGCCGGGCGCCTCAAAGCCTTCTCTACTTGCTCAGCACACCTGGCCGTGGTGATGCTTTTCTATGGGACTGTCATCTTCATGTACATGAAACCCAAGAGCAAGGAGGCCCATATCTCTGATGAGGTCTTCACGGTCCTCTATGCTgtggtcacacccatgctgaaccccgtcatctacagcctgaggaacaaGGAAGTGAAGGAGGCTGCCAGGAAGGTGTGGGGCAGGATACAGACCTCCAGGTGA
- the LOC100337274 gene encoding LOW QUALITY PROTEIN: olfactory receptor 2S2-like (The sequence of the model RefSeq protein was modified relative to this genomic sequence to represent the inferred CDS: inserted 1 base in 1 codon), translating to MRWMETEMSGANQTVMTEFVLLGLHDHHNLEMVLFVLCLGIYSVNVLGNALLIGLNMLDSRLHIPMYFFLSNLALMDISGTSSFVPLMLVNFLETQSTISFSGCTLQMYLTQALGSTECVLLAMMACDRSVAICQPLCYSELMSWHTSMWMVVLSWGAGFANSLLHSNLTWSLPFCGHNIINHFCEILAVLKLACGDISLNALILTVSSAIVTLPPLLLIILSYVFILTAILRVPSAAGRHKAFSTCSAHLTVVVXFYGTISFMYFKPKAKDLYLDKFLALFYGVVTPSLNPIIYSLRNAEMKAAAIALLRGDLLSRKMARSPVVLKSIRQVCVC from the exons ATGAGATGGATGGAGACTGAGATGAGTGGGGCAAACCAGACGGTCATGACAGAGTTTGTCCTGCTGGGGCTACACGACCACCACAACCTAGAGATGGTCCTGTTTGTGCTCTGCCTGGGCATCTACTCTGTGAACGTGCTGGGGAATGCCCTCCTCATCGGGCTGAACATGCTGGACTCCCGCCTGCACatccccatgtacttcttcctcagcaACCTCGCCCTCATGGACATCTCTGGCACATCCTCCTTCGTGCCTCTCATGCTGGTCAACTTCCTGGAAACCCAGAGcaccatctccttctctggctGTACCCTGCAGATGTACCTGACCCAGGCACTAGGCTCCACGGAGTGCGTGCTCCTGGCCATGATGGCGTGTGACCGGTCCGTGGCCATCTGCCAGCCGCTTTGCTACTCAGAGCTCATGAGCTGGCACACGAGCATGTGGATGGTGGTGCTGAGCTGGGGGGCAGGCTTTGCCAACTCCCTTCTCCATTCCAATCTCACCTGGAGCCTCCCCTTCTGTGGCCACAATATCATCAACCACTTCTGTGAGATCTTGGCAGTGCTGAAACTCGCCTGTGGGGACATCTCTCTCAATGCACTGATATTAACGGTGTCTTCAGCTATTGTGACACTGCCCCCACTGCTGCTCATCATCCTGTCGTACGTGTTCATCCTCACTGCCATCCTGAGGGTGCCCTCTGCTGCCGGCCGGCACAAAGCCTTCTCTACCTGCTCTGCCCACCTCACAGTGGTGG ATTTCTATGGGACTATCTCCTTCATGTACTTCAAGCCCAAGGCCAAGGACCTCTACTTGGATAAGTTTCTTGCATTGTTCTACGGGGTCGTGACCCCATCGCTGAACCCCATCATCTACAGCCTAAGGAATGCAGAGATGAAAGCTGCTGCCATAGCTCTGCTGAGAGGAGACCTCCTCTCCAGGAAGATGGCCCGCTCTCCTGTTGTTCTCAAGTCCAtcaggcaggtgtgtgtgtgctga